TCGACGCGCGCCTCGAACTCGGTCGTGTACGGCTCGCGTGCCGCAAGCGAGTGCATGCAGGGGCTGTCGGCCGAGGGGTCAAAAACCTACTCGGCGAGTTCGACGTCGAGTTCGGACTCGAGGTCGGCGATCAACGATCCGCCGACGCCCGCGCGGGCGGCTCGGCCCTGCTCGACGGCCATGACCTGCTCTTCGGGCACGCCGAGGGTCTCGGCGAGCTCGTTGATCTGGAGTCCGGCGTCCTGTCTGGCCGCCTCGAGGCGGTCGTCGTAACCCGAGACCAGATAGGGCAGGGGGTCGTCGTCGTAGCTGGTCCCCTCCTGTTCCCAGTGGCTCGAATCGCCCCCTTGGGCGTCGCGCATCTCGGCGATCTTGCGCGCCGCGCGCTGCTTTCGCTCGCGGTCGTCCGAGCCACCCTCGTCGCGTTTCTTCGGCGCATCGTCGTGGGGCGCGCAGGCCGAACAGACCTGAAGGGTGGCCCCGGCGATGCTCGCGGTTTGGAGCGACCCGGAGGAGGCGCCACAGAGCTCACAGGAGTCGCTCTCGCCCCCGCCGGAGGAGCCGCCGGTGGAGTATTTCGCCATGAGGCCCCTACGCAACCCGGCCATTTGAATACCCCGCTCGGGGTGTCACTCCGGGACAGGGGGCGGGCGAAGCGAAAGCCCTTTTATCGGAGGTGGAATAGGGTCGGGTGCAAAGAGCACGCGAGCGTGGGTAGCCAAGCTAGGCCAACGGCGCAGCGTTGAGGGCGCTGTCCCGTAGGGGTCCGCCGGTTCAAATCCGGTCCCACGCATCGCACGGGCGGGTTTCCCGCCACAGACGATGCAGGTGATATCGACGGGAGCTCGCTTCCGTCGGCCAGTCGGGTTCGCCCGACATGGTCCCTTCGTGGACATCACCCACGCATAATCCTTCGGAGACCGACACCGGACAGCGACCGCGCCGCCCCGTCCGACGTCACGCCTACCGAGTACCCCGTCGACCAGTTCGTTTACCGCTCGTCCGTCGTTCGGTCGCGATCGGTCGGCACATCGGCCCCCTCATCGGGAACAGTTTTACAGTGTTTCACATGTATCGTGTGCTACATGTGCGCGAGACGGGTCCGCCGTCGTCGTTTCCTCCGGACCGCCGGCGTGGCATCGGCCGTCGTCGTCGCCGGCTGTACGGGCGACGACGGGGCCGAGGAGGCGCCGTCGGACCGCGACGACGACGAACCTGCCCCCGACGACGGCGAGGGAGAAAGCGGGAACGAGAACGAGGACGACGATGCCGACCGGGACGGCGTCGCCGAGATACGCGGGGTTCCGGTCCACCGAAACGAGTACGACCTCGCCGAGCTACCCCACGAGCGCTGGCCCCAGTACGGCGAGGACCGGGTCCTCCCGCCGTACTGTGAGTACCCCAATGCGAGCGCGGTCGACGACGAGATCCCCGACCTCCGGATGAACACCGTGACGCTGTTCGACGTCGAGAACGACGAGGGCCACCACCCGCTTCGAACCTCCCGAACGGCGATGCGGCTGATCCACTGCTATCGCGACGGCGGCGACGAGCGCTACCTCGAGAAGGCCGAATCGATCGGCGAGGCGATGCTCGACATCGCCATCGAGCAGGACGACGCGATCTACGTCCCCTACGGCTACGACTGGGGGAGCCAGGGCGGGGACCGGTTCATGGAGGCGCCGTGGTACGGCGGGATGGCCCAGGGGACGATCCTCTCGGCGTACGCCCACCTCTACGAGCTGACGGGCGACGACGACCACCGCGAGGCCGCCGACGGCGTCTTCCGGAGCTTCACGAACGTCCAGCAGGTCGCGAGCGACGTCTGGACGACGATCGTCTCGCCGGCGACGGAAATGCCCGACGACGGCGACGATCCCGAGTACTTCTGGATCGAGGAGTACCCCGTCGAGCCGCCCCAGCACGTACTCAACGGGTTCGGCGTCGGGCTCTACGGGCTGTACGACTACTGGCTCCACGTCGACCGCGAGGCCGGCTACGACCCGCTGTGTGCCGCGATCACGACGATCGAGGACCACCTCGAGGAGTACCGCGTCCCGGGCGAGGTGAGCTGGTACGATCTCGCGGAGGCCTACCGGGGTAACGAACACTACCACAGCACCCACATCAACCAGCTGGAGCTCCTGGCCGAGCTCTCGAACGAGGAGTACTTCGCGGAGATGGCCGATACCTTCCGCGAGGACAGCGCCTACGAGGAGTACCGGCCGGACAGACCCGACTGGGCCTGATCGGGCGAACGGGGTTCGTCCCCGCCGCCCGACGGTCGAAAGAGGGGAGTTACCGTCGTCGAAATCGATGTCCGTGGGTGTTCGTGGACCCGTTCGGATGCGAGCCGGCGTCCGGGCGTCAGTAGTACTCGAGCAGCTGGGACGGCGTGATCGGTTCGAGACCGTCGCCGTAGGCGGTGTCGTCGTCCTCGTCGGCGATCCGGTCGAGCTGTGCCTCGAAGTCGTCGACGCTCATCCCGTCGCCGCCGACCTCCTCGAAGTAGGGGACGACCACCTGGTTGTGCTGGTCGGCCCGGAGAATCGGCGCGCGACTGCTGTCGTAGTCGCTGCCGCTGATCGCGGAGATGGTGTGGCGGCCCGTCGGCGGGATGCCGCTGGAGCCGGCGCCGAAGACGAACGCGGTCTCGTGGGTGTCGCGGAGCACGTTCAGCAGGTCGGTGTTCATCCGGTTTCGCGGCGTGAAGAAGTGCCGTGCACCGTCCTCGAAGCCGCGTTTCGCGAGGTAGTCCCGGTTGCTCTCGACGACCTGGCGCATCCCGTCTTCGTTGAGGCTGGTCAGGTCGCCCTCGTGGACGGGGTACGAACAGATCTCCCATCCGGCGTCGCGCATCTCCCGGAGCTGGTCGATATCGAGGCGCCCCGGTCGGTTGAGCAGGTCCTGTGAGATCCCGAGCGTGCCGACCCAGCCGCGCTCCTCGAGCAGCGGGAAGACCGTCTCGTAGTGGGATTCGAGCCCGCCGTAGAACGCGAGGATCACGTTGCTCTCGTCCTGTGCGGGCGTCGTCCGGAGGTCGTCGACCCGGTATTCGATAGGGTCGCCCTCCGGGGCGACCATCTCGATGCGAAGCTCCTGGACCGACTCGAAGTCAGGGCTGCCGTAGCCGATGGTGTAGCCGAAGTCGATCCGGAACCACTCGTCGACGCCGTTCGGCAGCCGCCGTCTGGCGGTGACGTAGTCGTCACCCCCGGGGGCCCGGACGTGCATCGCCATCTGCCCGCCGACCGGCGAGGTCACCTTCACCGCCAGCGAGAGGTACTGATCCGAGAGGTCGAGCGGCGAGGCGGGCGCCCACGCGATCGTCGAGACGTTGTCGTCGGACTCGACCAGCAGCGACTGGTCGCCGACGACCGCCTCGCCGTCGTCCGGCGTCAGCTGCTCGTCCCGAAGGGCGTACCAGCTGCCGCCGTCCTGGAAGTCGTCGAGCGACTCGCCGATGTCCGTCGTGGCGGCCTCCGCGGCCTCGCTCCCGTTGCCGTTTTCGGGCTCGTCTCCGTTTTCGTTGCCGTTCTCGTCCCCGTTGCCGTTCTCGGTCTCGTCGCCGTTGCCGTTCTCGTCCCCGTTACCGTTGTCGTCCATACAGCCAGCGAGTGCGATGGAGGACGCGCCAACGGTGCCCAAGAAGGTGCGGCGGGATAGTGGGTTTCTCATGCCAGTGTGTACTCCGTACGGTGTACTCTTTCTAATACGGTGCTTAAATCCTATTAACCTTTTCATAACGGATTGATTATGTGTTTCGGACGTGGGTAACAACGGCTATACGCCCCAGGGCCCATCTCCGGGTATGCAACAGCAGGTTCGCGCACACGTCCCCGCGCTGACGGGTGTGTTGACCGCCGTCTCGCTCGCGCTCGTCTTCGGCGCCGTCCTTGGCTACATCCCGAACGCCCTCGTCCCCGCGGCCCCCGAGTGGGTCGTGGCCGCGATCCCACACCTCAACGTCGCCATCAGCCTCGCGGCGATCGCGTCGATCTCGGCCGGCTGGTACTGGATCCGGGCCGGTGCGGTCGAGAAACACCGCCTCGCGATGATCGCCTCGACCGTGCTGTTCGCCGGCTTCCTCGTTCTCTATCTCTACCGGCTGATCCTCCTGGGCGGTCCCGAACCGTTCCCCGGGCCCGAAACGGTCTATCGGTTCGTCTACCTGCCCCTTTTGGGGGTGCATATACTGCTGGCGATCGTCTGTATCCCGCTCGTGTACTACGCCCTGCTGCTGGCGTTCTCGTACTCGATCGGGGAGCTACCGCGGACGCGTCACGCGGCCGTCGGCCGGGTCGCCGCGTCGTTATGGATGGTCTCCTTCGGCCTCGGAGTCGTCGTCTACCTCCTGCTTCACGGCGTCTACTGACCGGGGATCAGTCGTCGGCCGGCAGGCCCCGGTCCTCGATGGTCGGGCGCTCGACGTCGCGGTCGGTCTCCTCGCCCTCGATTTCGTAGGGGTACTCGCCCGTCACACAGCCCAGACAGAGGTCGTCGTGGCCCTCGTCGAGGGCCGCGGCGATCGCGTCGATCGAGAGGTAGGCGAGGCTGTCGGCGCCGATCTCCTCGCGGACGTCCTCGACGGACCCGCCGGCGGCGATCAGCTCCTCGCGGGTGGCCATGTTGATCCCCATGTAGCAGGGCGCGGTGATCGGCGGCGCGCCGATCCGCATGTGGACCTCGCTCGCGCCGGCCTCCCGGAGCAGGGAGACCAGCTGATTGGAGGTCGTCCCCCGGACGATGCTGTCGTCGATCAGGGTCACGGACTTGCCCTCGACGGTCGATTTGATCGGGTTGAGCTTCAGGCGCACCGCGCGCTCGCGCTCGTCCTGGGTCGGCATGATGAAGGTGCGTCCGACGTAGCGGTTCTTCATCAGGCCCTCGGCGAACTCCACGCCCTCGGAGGCCTCGGCGTAGCCCGAGGCGAACGCGCGCCCCGAGTCGGGCACCGGCATCACGACGTCCGTGTCGATCCCGTTCTCCTCCCAGAGCTTTCGCCCGAGATCGCGGCGCACCTCGTAGACGAGGTTCTCGTCGATCACGCTGTCGGGCCGGGCGAAGTAGACGTGCTCGAAGAAACAGTGGGCCGTGTTCTCGCGCTCGACGAGCTGGTAGGAGTCGAAGCCGTCGGGCGAGAGCACGACCAGTTCGCCGGGACGCACGTCCCGAACGAGCTCCCCGTCTAGGGTGTCGATCGCCGCCGACTCGGAGGCGATCATATACCCGTCCTCCAGTTTCCCGATACAGAGCGGGCGATTACCCTCGGGGTCGCGGAGTCCCAGCACCGTATCGTCGTGGGAGATCGCGAGCGAGTACGAGCCGTGGAGCCGACCCATCGTGCGTTTGACGGCGCGAACGAGGTCCTCGTTCAGCAGGTTGCGCGCGAGGTCGTGGGCGATCACCTCGGTGTCGCCGTCGCTCGTGAACGCGTGGCCCATCCCGGCGAGCTCGTCACGGATCTCATCGGCGTTGACGAGGTTGCCGTTGTGGGAGAGCCCGAGCGACCCGCTCTTGAAGGAGACCGAGAAGGGCTGGGCACAGGAGGAGTCGACGCTGCCCGCGGTGGGATACCGGACGTGGCCGATCCCCGTCCGGCCGTTGAGGCCGTCGAGGTCCTCCTCGGCGAAGGCGTCGCCGACCAGCCCCATGCCGACGTGGCTGTGCTGTTGGAAGCCGTCGTGGGTGACGATCCCCGCCGACTCCTGGCCGCGGTGTTGTAACGCGTACAGCGAGTAGTACAGCGGCCGTGCGGCCTCGCGCTCGCGGAAGGAAACGCCGACGACGCCACATTTCTCCGTCGGGCCGTCGACGGCCTGCCCCGTATGCATATCAGTCGAATGCGTCCCCAGCAGTAAAAAGCTCACGTAGCTGGATCAGCGACGATCCCGGCTGCCGATGTTATACACGTTCGTGTATAGGATATCGGCGGACGGAGCGGCCGCTATCGGATCGAGAGAGACGTGGAGAAAAGGAGATCAGTTGTCGCCGGTCTTGCCCTGCCACTCGTAGCCCCGGCGTTTCTTCGACTTGCCGAAGCCACACGAGGAGCAGACCTTCTTCTTCGTGTGATACGCCTTCTCACCACAGCGCCGACATTTGGTGTGGGTGGTGACGTTCTTTTTACCCTGGCTCGGGGTACCTGCGCCAGTCATGGAGTTATCGAAACGACGTTATCGCCGCGTATAATGGTTGTGTTGTCGTCGTCCTCGACGACGACGTTCATGTGCTGGTCGTAGCCCGTCAGGGTGCCGACGAACTCCTCGCCGTCCTTCAGACGCACCGTCACGTCGTCGCCGATCGCGGCCTCGAGTACGTCAAGCGGTCGTCCACTCATACCCCTATCCGCACCCGATTCTCACTTAAGGGTACCGGAATTTACACCTCGACCGAGAACCGCTCGTCGGGTGAGACGCGCTCCAGAAACGCCGAGAGCAGCGAGACTGCGCCGGTCAGGTCCCCGGTGTCGATCGTCTCGACCGGCGTGTGCATGTACCGGTTGGGGATCCCGAGGTTGAGCGAGGGGGTCCCGCCGCGGGCGGTGTAGAAGGCGTCGGCGTCGGTGCCCGTCGCAATCCCGCGGGCCTCGAGCTGGACGTCGATCCCCTCCTCGTCCGCGGCGTCCCGCAAAGCGTCGACGAGCGTGGGGTGGTTCGCGCTGCCCCGCCCGATGACGGGACCCGCCCCGAGGTCGATGTCGCCGCCGCGGTCGCTCGGCGCGCCCGCGCCGTCGCCCGCGTGGGTCACGTCGACGGCGATCGCGGCGTCGGGCGCGAGGTCGAACCCGACCATCTCCGCGCCCCGGACGCCGAGCTCCTCCTGGACCGTGCTCACGGCGTAGACGGTCGGCTCGACGTCGGCGTCGGCGACCGCCCGCAGGACCTCCGCGGCGGTCCAGGTACCGACGCGGTTGTCGAGCGCGCTCGCGGCCAGTCGCGTCCCCTGTAGCTCGCGGACCCGGGATTCGACGGTGATCGGGTCGCCGACCGAGACGAGCTCCCGGGCGGCCTCGCCGTCCGCCGCGCCGATGTCGACCGCCTGCTCGTTGATCTCGTCGTGCTCGTCGTCGCCCTCGCGCAGGTGGATCGCGGTCTGGCCGATCACGCCCGCGAGCGGGCCGGAGTCGGCGTGGACGACCACGTACTGGCCCCGTGAAACCGTCTTGTCGACCCCACCGATCGGCCCGAGGTGCAGAAAACCCTCGTCGTCGATCCGGCGGACGATGTAGCCGATCTGGTCGGCGTGGCCGACGATCGCGATCTCCGTCGGGCCGCCCTCAACCTCGGCGACGGCGTTGCCGTAGGCGTCCGTTCGAACCTCGTCGGCGAACCCCTCGACGTACTCGGTCCAGACGCGTTGGCCCTCGATCTCGAACCCCGACGGGGAGGGCGTGGCGAGCAGCTCCTCGAGGAACTCGCGGCGACGGTCGTCCATGGTCGGTCTGTCGGCCAGCCGCCCATCAACGTTGCGACCGTCCACAACGGCTAAGTGTTCGGTCGGCCCACATTGGGCCATGGGAGAGAAGAAGAAGACGCTGTTCGAGATCAACGTCGAGAACTTCGAGTTCAGCCCCAGTCCCCGCTTCGGCGACGAGCTCGCCGAGACCGTCGAGGAGCTCGAAGGAACCGGCTCGAAGCTCGGCCTGTTCGGCTCCGAAGCGCAGGACGAGGGCGACGAGGAGTCCTCGGGCGGGCTGTTCTCGCGGAAGTCGTCGGAGGACGAGCTCGAGGACGCGGAGGGGCTCGAGGAGACCGAAGGGACGGACGTCGACGTCGAGGAGCCCGAGGAGGAGTCGGGCAGCCCCATCGCGCTCGTCATCGGCCTGCTGTTCCTGCTGGTCGTCGCCGCGGCCGCCAAGAAGTTCGTCGTCGAGGGCGAGACCGAGGAGTACGAGGAGGTCGAGCTCTCGGAGTACGAGAACTGAGTTCCGAACCATTTTGTCCGCGCGGCCCCAACACGGCCGTGTGAATCCCCTTCGCAGCCTCCACACCATCTCGCGGGCCTCGGGCGACGGCCCCGTCGACTGGACCGCCGTCGGGGCGGCCGCAAAGGACGCCACTACGCCCGGGTCGGTCGAGCTGAGCGAGGCCGAGATCGAGGGTTACCGCGGGGACGTCAGGGCCGCCCGCCGATCCATCCGTGAGGTCGCCGCCGTCTCCTTCGACCTGCCCGAGACGGTCGAGATCCAGAACCGCCACCACTGGATCGACGCCAACGTCTCGACCTTTCGCCGGGTAATGGCGCCCGTCGAGGCCCACACCGACGTCGTCTTCCCCGACGTCTCGCGGGTCCTCAACACCGGCTCGACGACGCTGATGCTCTCCTTTCTCGGGCGGAACGTGCTGGGTCAGTACGACCCCCTCCTGCTCGCCGAGGGCGACGCGAAACACGCGCTCTACTTCGTTCACCCGAACATCCGCCGGGTCGCGGCGGAGCTCGACGTCGACGAGGAGCGCTTCCGACGATGGATCGCGTTCCACGAGGTCGCCCACGCCGCCGAGTTCGGCGCCGCGCCGTGGCTCTCGAACTACCTCGAGTCGGGGATGGAGCGGGGCGTCGAGGCGCTCGCGAACGGCTCGTTCGACCGCGAGGCGTTCCGCGAGCTCGACGCGGCGATGACCGCCGTCGAGGGCTACGCCGAGCTGATCATGGACCGGGCGTTCGACGACGAGTACGCCGACCTCCGCGAGAAGGTCGACCAGCGCCGTCGGGGCCGCGGGCCGCTCGCCCGGCTCATGCGCCGGCTGCTCGGGCTCGGCCTCAAGCGCCGCCAGTACGAACGCGGCAAGGCCTTCTTCGAGACCGTCGCCGACGCCCGCGGGATCGAGGGCGCGAGCGTCGTCTGGGAGTCCCCCGAGACGCTCCCCACGAGCGAGGAGCTCGACGACCCCGCGGAGTGGCTCGCCCGCGTCGATTAGGCGATCCAGAGCAGCCACCACATCAACGCCCCGCCCAGCGCCAGCCCCGCCGCCGTCACGAGCGCCGTCTGGACGAGCGTCGCCCCGCCCGACAGCGCCATGATCCCCGCCGAGGCCCCGACGAGGACGACGAAGCCGGTGTAGAGGCGCTGAGAACCGGCCCGCCGCTCCTCGTCGCTCATCGGACCGACCATCAGAGTTCCTGGGGGGCGCTCACGTGCATCCCGACGAACAGCCACTCATCGTCCTCCCGCTCGAGGGTGCCGCTCCAGCGCGCCTCGAAGTCGTGGTCGTCGCCGTCCTCCGTGCTCCAGGCCATCCGGACCTCGTCGGCGAACCAGGCGACCGACTCCCGCTCGGTGACGCGCAGGTCGCGGCTCTCGACGGTCCAGTCGCTCGTCGTCTCGCTCTGTTCGCGAAGCCCCTCCGCCACCGCGTCGGGACCCACGAGCCGCTCGGATATCCCGACCTTCACCAGCTCCTCGCGCTCGGCGAAGTACGGGACCAGCGGTTCGTCCGAACGCAGGGCGTCGTAGTACTTCTCGACCGTTGTCTCGGCGCTCATACCCCGCCGTTGGTCCGAACGGCCCTTAACCTACTGGAAGCCGCGGTCGACGTCGTCCCCGCCGATCAGCTCGTCGAGCTCGGCGTTCAACAGCTCCTCGGTCTCCTCGAAGTCCGCCGCGAGCCGGTCGAGGTTCTCGGGCCGCCCGTAGGAGTCGTACTCCATCGGGCCGAACGCGGGGCTCTCGACGGCGTCCATCACGTCCTCGAACAGCGCGTCGGGCGTCGTCGGGGCGTCCGCGTGGGCCTTGATCGTCTCCTCCAGCCGTTTGGCCCGCTCCTTGGCCGCGTCCTCGCCCTCGGGCGCCGACCGGACCGCGAAGCGGCCCTCGTCCTCCTCCGGGAGGTAGCTCCCGATCTCGTCGTCGAGCCGGCGGGCAACGCGCGCCCCGACGCCCCGCACCGCGAAGGGGTTCTTCGCGTAGGTCTTGAGCTGGTAGACGCCGGCGTTCGGGTGGCCCAGATAGAGGTCCTCGCCCAGCCCTCCCGACCGGTCGCCGGCGATGGCCCGCCAGCCCTCGGGGTCGGCCCCCGATTCGGTCACGTCGCGCAGGATGTCCTGCCACTCGCGGATCCGCATACCCGCCCTTGCCGGGCGGCGCGAAAGTACGTATCGGTCGGCCGTGACAGTTCGTGACACCCCCGAAACAGTTTATATCCGGCCCCGAGTAGAGGGAAGGTATGTACGGTCCGGGAGCGACCTACAGCCAGAAGGCCTACGCCTATGTGACGAGGGCAAACGGCGACGGACGGGAGCTGCTGGTCTTTCGCGAGCGGGCCGACCCCGACGCCGGCATCCAGGTCCCCAAGGGGGGGATCGACGACGGGGAGGCTCCCTGCCGGGCGGTCAGGCGCGAGCTCCGCGAGGAGGCCGGGCTCGAACACGACCGGCCCGTCTACCACGTCGCGTCGGACCGCTACCGGCGCGACGACGGCAAGCGCGTCGCCCGCCACTTCTTTCACTTCCCCGTCGAGGAGTCCCGCGACGGGTGGGACCACGAGGTGACCGGCGGCGGCGAGGACGACGGATTGGTGTACGAACTGTCCTGGTCGCCGCTGCCGCTCTCCTCGGGGCTGGCCGCCGGCATGGACGCATACGTCCCGCTGGTCGAGTAACCGACAGCGTTTTTCGCCGCGCAGGCCTGGTTCGACCGTGCAGCTGCGCGGAACGGTCCTCGACCCCGGCGAGACCAGAACGGTCAGCACCCGCTACGGCGAGCGCGAACTCGCCGAGCCGCTGGTGCGGACCGCCGACGGCGAGGTCTCCGTCACCCTCTGGGGCAAGTGGGCCGAGACCGCCGACTACCTCCAGGCGGGCATGGAGCTGGTCGTCACCGACGCCGAGGAGACCGAATGGCAGGGCGAGACGGGCTATGCGACCGGCGGCGACTCGTACGTGATCGTCGAACCAGGGTTCCTGGTGAACGTCACCGACGTCCGTTCGTGGGTGCAGTGTCCCCGGATGTACTACCTCAACAAGCTCTCGGGGGTCCCGCTGAACTACCCCGTGGTGAAGGGGACGATCGTCCACGAGGTCTTCGGCGACCTCCTCCGAGGGGCCGAGTTCGAGGCGGCGATCGACGACCGGGTCGAGGAGGCCGGGCTGGAACTCGGGCTGTTGGACCGGGATCCCGAGGCAGTACGGGAGGAGGTCCGCCAGAACGCGCGTGCGATCGACGGTTGGCTCTCACAGGGCACCCTCTCGGAGGACGACTCCTGGCGCTCGGAGTACACGCTGATCAGCGAGCGCTTCGGGATCAAGGGCCGGGCCGACGCCCTTCGCCGGGGGATGCCCGTCGAGCTCAAAACGGGGAAGAACACCAATCGGGAGCCGCGCTTTCAGGACAAGATCCAGGCGGCCTGCTACGCGCTCCTGCTCGAGGAGCAGGGCGGCGTCGGCGACGAGACGGCGGCGACCGACGGCGGCGCGCCCGACACCGGGACCCTCCTGTATACGAAGAACACCGCCCTCGACCGCAACGAGGAGACGGGTGACCTCTCGCCGGCCAAGGAGTTCTCGATCGGCTCGGGCCTGCTGGAGTTCGTCGTGCGCACCAGAAACGAGATCGCGGCGATGGAGTTCGACTCGGGGGTGCCCACGGGCTACGAGTCGAACGCCAAATGCGAGTACTGCTTCGAGCGCGACACCTGTATGGTGGTCTCGGGCCGATTGGATCAGGAGTCGAAGGCCGGGGCCATTGGCAGCGCGATCCCCGAGCGCGAGCGGGCGTACTTCGACCGCACCTACGAGGCGATCGAACGCGAGCGCCGGGCGGCCCACCGCGAGTACGCGAAGCTCTGGGAGCAGACGCCGGAGGAGCGCGCCGACGACGACCGGGCGCTGATCGGCCTCGAACCCGCGGGTCAGGAACCCCGCGAGGAGGGGCGCTGGGAGCTTCGCGCCCGGTACGACGGCGCGGTCTCGAAGATCCGCGAGGGCGACGTGGCGCTGGCGAGCGACGGCGATCCGGTGAACGGCCACGCCGAACTCGCGCGGGTCGAACGACTGGGAAGCGAAATCGTCGTATCGACCGACGAGCCCGTCGAGCTGCGCCGGCTCGACGTCTATCCCTCCGACATGAGCGCCGACGGGATGCTCACGGCGCTGCACGACGCGCTGTTGAAGGGCGAGAAGCGCCGCAAGGAGCTGCTGTTCGGCGACGCGACCCCCGAGTTCGGGACGGTCGACGGGGAGTTCATCCCGAACAACGCCGCCCAGAACGGGGCGGTCTCGCGGGCCGTCGCGGCCGAGGACTTCGCGCTGATCCACGGGCCGCCCGGGACGGGCAAGACCTACACCATCGCCCGGACGATCCGTGCACTGGTCGAGCGCGGCGAGCGCGTCCTCCTCTCCGCGTTCACGAACCGCGCGGTCGACAACGCTCTAGAGGCCCTCTCCGATCAGGGCTTCACCGACTTCGTCCGCGTCGGCACCGAACACGGCGTGCGCGAGGACATGCAGCCCTACCGGCTTGACGGCCGCGGCGACCCCGCCGAGCTCGCGGGGACCCTCCGGGAAGCCCCCGTGGTCGCCTCGACGACCTCCAGCTGTGGCTCGCGGGTCATGCGCGAGCAGTCCTTCGACGTGGCGCTGGTCGACGAGGCTTCCCAACTGACGGAGCCCGCGACGCTCGCGGCGATCAACCGGGCGGATCGGTTCGTGCTGGTAGGCGACCACCACCAGCTCCCGCCGGTGGTCCGGTCCGAGGGCGAGGGAAGCGAGGACGAAGGCGACGGGAGCGAGGACGCCGCGGACCTCTCGCGCTCGCTGTTCGAGCGCCTGATCGATGAACATCCCGAGGCGGGCGTCATGCTCGAACGCCAGTACCGGATGGCCCAGCGCATCCAGGCGTTCTCCTCGGGGGAGTTCTACGACGGGAAGCTCAGGCCCGCCACGGGAGCCGTCGCCGCCCAGCGGATCGGGGGCCTCGAAGGTGTCTCCACCGACACGTTGTCCGAAGAACTTCGGAATCCGGTCGCGTTCGTCGACTGTGCGGGCGATGAGGGGGTCCACACCGACGACGAGGAGGCCACACGGATCGCCGGTCTGGTCGAACAGTTCGTCGATGCGGGGGTCGATCCCGAGGACGTCGGCGTCATCGCGCCGTTTCGCGCCCAGGTCGCGACGATCTCCCAACGAGTGCGCGAGAGGGTCGCGGTCGACACTGTCGATCGGTTTCAGGGCTCGAGCAAGGAGGTGATCCTCGTCTCCTTCGTCGCCACTACACCCGCCGACCTCGAGGGGCCGATCTTCGACGACTACCGCCGGCTGAACGTCGCGCTCACGCGGGCGAAGAAGTCGCTGGTGCTCGTGGGGACGCACACCGCGCTCACGGCTGACCCGCTCTACGGCCGGATGGTCGACTGGGCTAGCAGGCAGTAGCGTTTTGGATTCGCCGACCCTTCATTCGATATGGACGACACGATCAGCGCCATCGGTGCCGGAACGGCAGGAACGATCGTAATCGTTCTCGTCTTGGGACTGACCGAGATGACCGTCGGATTCGGACTTCACGTCTTCGAGACCCTGTCAAC
The sequence above is a segment of the Halalkalicoccus tibetensis genome. Coding sequences within it:
- a CDS encoding AAA domain-containing protein; translated protein: MQLRGTVLDPGETRTVSTRYGERELAEPLVRTADGEVSVTLWGKWAETADYLQAGMELVVTDAEETEWQGETGYATGGDSYVIVEPGFLVNVTDVRSWVQCPRMYYLNKLSGVPLNYPVVKGTIVHEVFGDLLRGAEFEAAIDDRVEEAGLELGLLDRDPEAVREEVRQNARAIDGWLSQGTLSEDDSWRSEYTLISERFGIKGRADALRRGMPVELKTGKNTNREPRFQDKIQAACYALLLEEQGGVGDETAATDGGAPDTGTLLYTKNTALDRNEETGDLSPAKEFSIGSGLLEFVVRTRNEIAAMEFDSGVPTGYESNAKCEYCFERDTCMVVSGRLDQESKAGAIGSAIPERERAYFDRTYEAIERERRAAHREYAKLWEQTPEERADDDRALIGLEPAGQEPREEGRWELRARYDGAVSKIREGDVALASDGDPVNGHAELARVERLGSEIVVSTDEPVELRRLDVYPSDMSADGMLTALHDALLKGEKRRKELLFGDATPEFGTVDGEFIPNNAAQNGAVSRAVAAEDFALIHGPPGTGKTYTIARTIRALVERGERVLLSAFTNRAVDNALEALSDQGFTDFVRVGTEHGVREDMQPYRLDGRGDPAELAGTLREAPVVASTTSSCGSRVMREQSFDVALVDEASQLTEPATLAAINRADRFVLVGDHHQLPPVVRSEGEGSEDEGDGSEDAADLSRSLFERLIDEHPEAGVMLERQYRMAQRIQAFSSGEFYDGKLRPATGAVAAQRIGGLEGVSTDTLSEELRNPVAFVDCAGDEGVHTDDEEATRIAGLVEQFVDAGVDPEDVGVIAPFRAQVATISQRVRERVAVDTVDRFQGSSKEVILVSFVATTPADLEGPIFDDYRRLNVALTRAKKSLVLVGTHTALTADPLYGRMVDWASRQ
- a CDS encoding nuclear transport factor 2 family protein; amino-acid sequence: MSAETTVEKYYDALRSDEPLVPYFAEREELVKVGISERLVGPDAVAEGLREQSETTSDWTVESRDLRVTERESVAWFADEVRMAWSTEDGDDHDFEARWSGTLEREDDEWLFVGMHVSAPQEL
- a CDS encoding NUDIX hydrolase; translated protein: MYGPGATYSQKAYAYVTRANGDGRELLVFRERADPDAGIQVPKGGIDDGEAPCRAVRRELREEAGLEHDRPVYHVASDRYRRDDGKRVARHFFHFPVEESRDGWDHEVTGGGEDDGLVYELSWSPLPLSSGLAAGMDAYVPLVE
- a CDS encoding zinc-dependent metalloprotease, which gives rise to MNPLRSLHTISRASGDGPVDWTAVGAAAKDATTPGSVELSEAEIEGYRGDVRAARRSIREVAAVSFDLPETVEIQNRHHWIDANVSTFRRVMAPVEAHTDVVFPDVSRVLNTGSTTLMLSFLGRNVLGQYDPLLLAEGDAKHALYFVHPNIRRVAAELDVDEERFRRWIAFHEVAHAAEFGAAPWLSNYLESGMERGVEALANGSFDREAFRELDAAMTAVEGYAELIMDRAFDDEYADLREKVDQRRRGRGPLARLMRRLLGLGLKRRQYERGKAFFETVADARGIEGASVVWESPETLPTSEELDDPAEWLARVD
- a CDS encoding M20/M25/M40 family metallo-hydrolase, translating into MDDRRREFLEELLATPSPSGFEIEGQRVWTEYVEGFADEVRTDAYGNAVAEVEGGPTEIAIVGHADQIGYIVRRIDDEGFLHLGPIGGVDKTVSRGQYVVVHADSGPLAGVIGQTAIHLREGDDEHDEINEQAVDIGAADGEAARELVSVGDPITVESRVRELQGTRLAASALDNRVGTWTAAEVLRAVADADVEPTVYAVSTVQEELGVRGAEMVGFDLAPDAAIAVDVTHAGDGAGAPSDRGGDIDLGAGPVIGRGSANHPTLVDALRDAADEEGIDVQLEARGIATGTDADAFYTARGGTPSLNLGIPNRYMHTPVETIDTGDLTGAVSLLSAFLERVSPDERFSVEV